In Chiloscyllium punctatum isolate Juve2018m chromosome 38, sChiPun1.3, whole genome shotgun sequence, a single genomic region encodes these proteins:
- the LOC140463414 gene encoding nanos homolog 1-like — translation METFGSIDKQLRLENHSNPVDYLHQRYASTYENTFNSWNDYLGLSTLVGKAVSKGGKSGLHPARELKLQSRAPCLSHSLELRGLGFCSHHDTLLGSELEGSFSPFSAYPAAGEPLPHQQQRLEREQGGDSSWNRVDVIMMENRSHLQLAHYQQQPLPPAPPPPPAVHRTSRAKAELQICVFCRNNNESVTLYTTHILKSPDGRVLCPILRRYTCPLCGANGDNAHTIKYCPLSKLQPSIPKVKTRNCVSKRAR, via the coding sequence ATGGAAACTTTCGGGTCAATAGACAAGCAGCTTCGACTGGAGAATCACAGCAACCCAGTGGATTACTTGCACCAGAGGTACGCCAGTACTTACGAAAATACTTTCAACTCGTGGAATGATTACTTAGGGTTGAGCACTCTGGTGGGGAAGGCTGTGAGTAAAGGGGGGAAGAGCGGACTGCACCCAGCCAGGGAACTGAAGCTGCAGTCCCGGGCACCGTGTCTCAGCCACTCCCTGGAGCTCCGGGGGCTAGGGTTCTGCTCCCACCACGACACGCTGCTCGGCTCCGAGTTGGAAGGCAGCTTCAGCCCTTTCTCGGCTTACCCCGCGGCGGGGGAGCCCCTACCCCATCAGCAACAGCGCCTGGAGCGGGAGCAAGGGGGCGACTCGTCCTGGAACCGAGTGGATGTGATCATGATGGAGAACAGGAGCCACCtgcaacttgcccactaccagcagcagcctctccctccagctccacctcctcctcctgctgTCCACAGAACCTCCAGGGCTAAGGCCGAGCTGCAGATCTGCGTCTTCTGCAGGAACAACAACGAGTCGGTCACCTTGTACACCACCCACATCCTGAAGAGCCCTGATGGCAGGGTGCTCTGCCCCATCTTGAGGAGGTACACTTGCCCCTTGTGTGGTGCCAACGGGGACAACGCGCACACCATCAAATACTGCCCACTCTCCAAGCTACAGCCCAGTATCCCAAAGGTGAAGACTAGAAACTGCGTTAGCAAGAGGGCCCGTTAA